From the Paenibacillus sp. MMS20-IR301 genome, the window TACGATTGGAATATCGGGCGATACATTCTTGCCGATCTCTGCCGGATCAATATCAATATGCACAATCTTAGCTTTAGGAGCAAATCCGTCCAGCTTACCGGTTACGCGGTCATCAAACCGGGCACCGATATTAATCAGCAAATCGCATTGTTGAATTGCATTGTTCGCCGTGTAAGTTCCGTGCATGCCGGGCATTCCCATCCACAGCTCATCCGCACTCGGATAACAGCCAAGACCCAGCAAAGTTGTAGTAATCGGAATTTCAGTCCGCTTCACAAATTCATGCATCGCCTCATGCGCCCCGGAGTAAATAACCCCGCCGCCTGCAATAATGATCGGACGCTCAGCTGCAGCAATTGCCTTCACCAGCTTATCCAGCTGTAGCTTATTAGGCACTGTGCGCGGATTGTAGCCGCGAAGATTCACACCTTGCTGCTGGATTGGCGTGAATAAGGTTTTAGCCGCCGATACATCCTTAGGAATATCGATCAGAACCGGTCCTTTGCGCCCTGTGTTGGCAATATGGAAAGCTTCATGAATGATCCGCGGCAGATCTTCTACATCCCGCACCAGATAGCTATGCTTCGTAATCGGCATCGTTATACCTGTAATGTCTGCTTCCTGGAAAGCATCTGTTCCGATCAGGCTGGAGAATACATTCCCCGTAATCACCACCAGCGGAACGGAGTCCATATATGCTGTTGCAATTCCCGTCACCAGATTGGTTGCCCCGGGTCCTGAAGTAGCAATACATACGCCTACTTTGCCGCTTGCTCTGGCATATCCGTCAGCGGCATGGATGGCCCCCTGCTCATGGCGGGTCAGGATATGTTTGAAATCATCGAATCCATAAAGAGCATCATAGATATACAGTACAGCCCCGCCCGGATATCCGAATACAGTGTCCACATCCTCCAGTACAAGACTGCGCAGAAGGACTTCAGATCCCGTAATCACCTCAGGATTTTTCCATTTCTCACGTAACTGCTCTATCGACCGCACTTCCGGTAATTGCGCGCTCATCAGTATTCCTCCCTTCGATAGTTCACATGCATTATTCAAATGACAGGCTGCCCTCATATCCAACACTTAATATTTGCGATTAGGCCGTAAATTCTCCCTATTCAACAAAAAAACCTTTCGCCTCCCACGCGCCGAATAAGCGCGTGAGGGACGAAAGGTTTAGCTTCCGTGGTACCACCCATGTTTGCATTACATCTCACGATGCAACACCTTATCAGGATACAAAAATCCATCGATGTAGGCAGGGCCCAAATCTTTGTAACCTGAAGTCCCTAACGCGGACTAAACGATTCCCCCTAATAATTCCACCGCTCTTGCTGGAAGACCTTTCAGGGAAACAGCTCCGAGGTGAGCTCGTATATAAGGGATTCTGGTGGAGGTTGCAGCAATTCCTCTCACTCTCTGAACAAAAGAGCCCTTAAAACTTCGTCCTCTTCATCGCCGATACATGTATGTTCGTTAAAATGTTTAGACACATTATATGATTCCTCACATGGTTAAGTCAATACCCATCTTCCGTAACTATATTAAATTCTTCACAAAATGTTGTTCTACCCTTTCCGGAACGCCCACACCAGGCAGGGCATATGATGTACGACAATGCGTGGAAAGGGGGCATCTTATGATTCGTTACCGCAGACCCAAGCAGGATGACACCGTCATTTTCGACTTGATTGAAAAGCAGCTTGTCCCGTTATCCCATCTTCCGCAAACGATCATCAATCAGGTCCGGAAAGATCTGCCCCGCCGTCTGGGGCAGGGCGTCACTCTTGTCGCTTGTCCAGATTACGAAAGTGATCCGCTGGGGTTCGTGCACTTCATGCTGCACGGGGATTTGTTATATATCGATATGCTTGCTATTGCACCGGGTGCAAGGCGTAAGCGTTATGGAAATATGCTTATGGACCGGGCAGAGCGGTTTGCACTATCCCGTGCTTGCCGCAGGGCTAAAGTCTCCGTCGATACCGGAAATACCGCCGGTCTCGCCTTTTATGAAAAATCGGGCTACAATGTAGCCCGTTATCAGCCGCAAAACTACTGTTATGAGCTTGAAAAACAATTCATCTGATAATTTTCTCTATAGGCCGGCCATTAAAAAAATCCGATTGGCGGAACTCCATAACCGGGACCAGGACCATAACCGCCGTAAGGACCGGGAACAGGGCCAGGGCCATAGCCGCCATAAGGAACCCCGCCATAACCGTAGCCTCCGCCTCCATAAGCATAAGGAGCCGTACCTACAGCAAGCAAATCAAACAGCACGAGCGGGATCAATGCTTTCGTTTGTACTTTTTTACCACTGATCCTTTGCAGAACAAGACGGTTTCCTGATACACGCAGCAATTTCCCCGTTACCTTGGAGCCGTCTTTTTTGACCGCAACGATATTTTTGCCAATCAGCTTCATCACTTGTTTCTTCGTAACCGGCTGTGCCATAATATCCCTCCTACTTAGTTCTAAAGCAGTCTATTCGCCGCTGCCGGTCTTTGCCTGTACATCTGCCCTGTTCAGGTTATGAGGGCTGCTTCAACAAAAAAAGCACATTCCCGGATAACCGAAAATGCGCTCTTTTAAATAGCATACCTATTGAAGCGGATCAGAAATTTAGCGTTTGCTCGGGTCGTATGGTTCACCCAATGCTTTAGGAGCCGAAGACCGGCCGACCGCACTGACCAGCACGATGATGGTAAGCACATAAGGAATCATGAAAATAAATTCCTGCGGAATACTCTTCGACCATTCAAACAATTGCACATAGTTGCGGATCGCCTGGGACAGGCCGAAGAATACAGCGGCTCCGAAGGCGCCGAGCGGGTTCCATTTCCCGAAGATCATCGCTGCAATTGCAATAAAGCCTTGCCCGGAGATCGTGTTATGCGCAAATGTACCCGTAGTAGTTAAAGTAATTGTCGCTCCGCCGATACCTGCCAGCATTCCGCTCAGCATTACGCCGACGTATCTCATCTTGTTTACATTTACACCCAGCGTGTCAGCAGCACTCGGATGTTCGCCGACTGCACGCAGCCGGAGACCAAACGGAGTTTTGAACAGGACAAAATAAATGACAATTACCAGAATGATCGCTAAATAAGTCGTTGGATAGGAATTGAATATCCCTTCACCAATTACCGGAATCTTGGAGAGTCCGGGAATAGACACTTTGCTGAAGCCGTCAATCAGCGGTGTCTCACCGGAACCGTCGAAGATCAGCTTAACCATGTAAAGTGTACTACCTGCGGCCAGGAAGTTAATAACCGTACCGCTGATCGTCTGATCGGCCTTGAAGGTTATAGAGGCCACCGCATGAATCAGTGAACCGATCACGCCTACAGCCATTGCACTAAGCACACCAACCCATGGAGCCCACTCGCCCATTCCCGCTTCCTGGGCATAATAACCGCCTACAGCAGCAGCAAAAGCGCCAAACATCATCAAGCCTTCCAGACCGATGTTAACGACACCGGAGCGTTCAGAGAAGATGCCGCCAAGGGCAGCGAATATAAGCGCCGTGGAAAAAACAAGCGTAGTATTAAGTAATTGGCCTAAGATTTCCATCTACAACACCTTCTCTTTCTTGCGCTTGAAGTAAAACGGTTTAAGCACCCAGCGTACAATGCCCTGCGCAGCAATAAAGAATATGATCGAACCGATGACAATACGGATCAGCTCGGGAGGCACATCTGCACCAAAGCTCATGCCCGCTGAACCATAGGTTAGTGTACCGTACAGAATAGCCGCAAGAATAACACCAAGCGGATGCGTCAAGCCAAGCAGGGCAACAGCGATCCCGTCAAAGCCATAGCCCGGGGAAGCTGCGAATACCGATTGATAATGGAACACGCCCAGCACTTCACCTGCTCCGGCCAGTCCGGCAAACACACCACTGATAAACATGGCTTTGATTACATTACGTCCCACATTCATTCCGGCATATTCTGCAGCATGCGGGTTCAAGCCAACTGCACGCATCTCATATCCCTGTTTGGTCTTCCACAGGTAGATATAGAAGAACGAAGCAGCTGCAAGGGCAATAACTGTTCCCCAGTGCAGACGGGCATTATCAAATGTCGAGAACAGGAATGTCATGGAAAGGGATGCCGGATTATCTTCCGACCGGTTCTGCCCTTGTAACAGCAGGAACGTCCGGACAATATAGTTCGACAGGAAAAGCGCAATCCAGTTCAGCATGATGGTTGTTATAACTTCATTGATTCCGCGCTTCGCCTTCAGATAGCCGGCAATACCGGCCCAAAGTCCGCCGCATACCCCGGCAGCAATAACTGCAAGCGGGACAAGCAGGAATGCCGGCAGTATGCCGCCCAGCTTAATGCCGACTACAGAGGCAGCTGTCATCCCGATCATGACCTGGCCATCGGCACCAATGTTGAACATCCCCGAACGGAAGGCAAAGGCTACAGCAAGACCCGTTAACATCAGCGGTGTCATCTCACGAACCGCCTCACCAAAGTCATACGGGCTGCCGAAGACGCGTTTGAACAGCGCGGAGTAAGCAGCGACTGGGTCGTATCCGCCAATCAGCATGACAATAGCACCGACCAGGAAACCCATCAGAATCGCTACAACAGGAATAACATAGCTGTCTGTTGCGAATATTTTTTTGATTCTAGACATCCGCCTGGCCCCCCCGCTTCAAGCTTCCCGCCATCATAAGACCCAGTTCCTGGTCATTCGTATCCTGCGGGTATACTTCTCCGACGATCTGGCCTTCATAAATAACGGCAATTCTGTCGGATACATTCATAATTTCATCCAGTTCGAATGAAATCAGCAATACTGCTTTGCCCTGATCACGCTGTGCGATCAGCTGCTTTTGTACGAACTCAATCGCCCCGACATCAAGACCGCGTGTCGGCTGCGCAGCAATGAGAAGCGTCGGATTTTTGTCTATTTCCCGCGCAATAATCGCTTTCTGCTGATTACCGCCGGATAATGACCGGGCTTTGTTCTCGATCGAAGGCGTACGCACATCGAACTGCTTCACCAGATCCTCTGCATGCTTATCAATAACATCCTTGTTTAGGAAGCCGTTCTGGTTATACGGGCTCTTATAATACGTTTCCAGAACCATATTTTCACTCACAGTGAAATCGAGCACAAGCCCATGCTTATGCCGGTCTTCCGGAATATGGGAAACGTTCATCTCAGATACTTTACGCGGAGACAGATTAGCAATTTCCTTACCGGAAACCGTGATTGAACCGGAGTCAATTTTACGCAGCCCGGTTATTGCCTGAATCAGCTCGCTCTGACCGTTACCGTCTACCCCGGCAATCCCCAGAATTTCGCCCGCCTTCACTTCAAAGCTAAGCCCATTCAGCACAGGAACGCCGTCTTTGCTTTTACTGCTGACGTCAGACAGCTTCAAGATGCTGGTTCCGATATGTGCAGGCTGCTTGTCCACCTTGAAGGTGACTCCGCGCCCAACCATCTTCTCTGCCAGTTCATTAGGGTTCGTTTCGGAAGTCTTAACCGTATCAATTACCTTCCCGCGCCGGATAATGGTTACCCGGTCGGAAATCTGCATAATTTCTTTGAGCTTATGTGTAATAAGAATAATGGACTTGCCTTCAGCAACGAGCCGCTTCATAATCGCCATTAGTTCCGTAATTTCCTGTGGCGTTAGCACAGCAGTAGGCTCGTCGAATATAAGTATATCCGCTCCGCGGTACAGGGTTTTCATAATTTCTACCCGTTGCTGCATGCCTACCGAAATGTCATGAATTTTAGCATTCGGATTGACTTGTAGACCGTACTGCTCCGATAGCTTACGAACCTGCTCCGCAGCGGATTTATAGTCAATTTTAAGACCTTTTTTCGGCTCCATGCCAAGAACAATGTTCTCGGTTACCGTAAAAGGCTCTACAAGCTTGAAATGCTGGTGAACCATACCAATGCCCAGCTCAATAGCCTTATTGGGGTTATCGATAATAACCGGTTTCCCGTCGATTTCGATGCTGCCTTCATCGGGCTGGTACAGTCCGAATACGATATTCATCAAGGTTGACTTGCCTGCCCCGTTCTCACCAAGCAGCGCATGAATCTCCCCTTTTTCCAGCGTCAGACTGATGGAGTCGTTCGCTATAATACCGGGAAAGCGTTTTGTGATTTGCTTCAACTCTACGACAGGAGCCGCAGCACTCATGGAATCACCCTCATCACAGAATATATAATATTGCCAATTTTGCTCTATAGACACGGCTGTACCGCCCCGGACAGGACGGTACCGCTGTGAAGTCTATAACCAGTGTTGTAACAGGGAACAAGGCCAGTGTATTAACCGGCCTTGTTCCCTGTTATGTCAGATCCGCAAAAGGTGAAGCAAAAAATTACTCGGCAGGAACAACGATTGTTCCATCGATGATTTGTTTGCTGTATTCGTCAACTTTAGCCAGAATTTCAGGAGTTACGTTGGCTTTAGAAGTTTCAGGAAGACCTACACCGTTGTCTTTCAGGCTCAATACAGTTGTAGTACCGCCTTTGAATGTACCATCAACTACCTGCTGAGAAACCTTCTTAACCGCTTCGTCAACACGTTTGATCATGGAAGTCAAAGTTACGTCATCGCCAAATTCCAGGGATTGGTCTTTGTCAACGCCGATAACCCATACTTTAGTACCGCCTGCTTTGTTGCGGGATTTAGCTTCGTTGAACACACCGTTACCAGTTGCGCCAGCTGCCGGGAAGATGATGTCGTTGCCGGCATCATACAGAGTAGCTGCCAGAGACTTACCAGTATCAGGCTTGTCATAAGCGCCTGCATAAGTGATTGTTACAGTTGCATTAGGGTTAACCGCTTCTACGCCGGCTTTGAAACCAACTTCAAAACGTTTGATAACCGGGCTTTCCATACCGCCGATGAAGCCTACTTTGTTAGTTTTGGTTGTCAGACCTGCAACAACACCCACCAGGAAGGAACCTTCATTCTCAGCAAAAGTTACGGACTCAACGTTAGGAGCTTCAACTACGCT encodes:
- the ilvB gene encoding biosynthetic-type acetolactate synthase large subunit, whose product is MSAQLPEVRSIEQLREKWKNPEVITGSEVLLRSLVLEDVDTVFGYPGGAVLYIYDALYGFDDFKHILTRHEQGAIHAADGYARASGKVGVCIATSGPGATNLVTGIATAYMDSVPLVVITGNVFSSLIGTDAFQEADITGITMPITKHSYLVRDVEDLPRIIHEAFHIANTGRKGPVLIDIPKDVSAAKTLFTPIQQQGVNLRGYNPRTVPNKLQLDKLVKAIAAAERPIIIAGGGVIYSGAHEAMHEFVKRTEIPITTTLLGLGCYPSADELWMGMPGMHGTYTANNAIQQCDLLINIGARFDDRVTGKLDGFAPKAKIVHIDIDPAEIGKNVSPDIPIVGDVKTVLELLIPDLKRAANADAWRTQIAQWKLEHPLKYKDSETELKPQWVIEMINDTTKGEAIVTTDVGQHQMWAAQYYKFNHPRSWITSGGLGTMGFGFPSAIGAQMAQPERLVVSINGDGGMQMCSQELAICAINNIPVKIVVINNQVLGMVRQWQNLIYEKRYSYTDLAGSPDFVKLAEAYGVKGLRATNKEEAGAVWKEALETPGPVLVEFVVPKDENVYPMVTQGSTIDQMLMGDE
- a CDS encoding GNAT family N-acetyltransferase is translated as MIRYRRPKQDDTVIFDLIEKQLVPLSHLPQTIINQVRKDLPRRLGQGVTLVACPDYESDPLGFVHFMLHGDLLYIDMLAIAPGARRKRYGNMLMDRAERFALSRACRRAKVSVDTGNTAGLAFYEKSGYNVARYQPQNYCYELEKQFI
- a CDS encoding ABC transporter permease; the encoded protein is MSRIKKIFATDSYVIPVVAILMGFLVGAIVMLIGGYDPVAAYSALFKRVFGSPYDFGEAVREMTPLMLTGLAVAFAFRSGMFNIGADGQVMIGMTAASVVGIKLGGILPAFLLVPLAVIAAGVCGGLWAGIAGYLKAKRGINEVITTIMLNWIALFLSNYIVRTFLLLQGQNRSEDNPASLSMTFLFSTFDNARLHWGTVIALAAASFFYIYLWKTKQGYEMRAVGLNPHAAEYAGMNVGRNVIKAMFISGVFAGLAGAGEVLGVFHYQSVFAASPGYGFDGIAVALLGLTHPLGVILAAILYGTLTYGSAGMSFGADVPPELIRIVIGSIIFFIAAQGIVRWVLKPFYFKRKKEKVL
- a CDS encoding ABC transporter permease, with product MEILGQLLNTTLVFSTALIFAALGGIFSERSGVVNIGLEGLMMFGAFAAAVGGYYAQEAGMGEWAPWVGVLSAMAVGVIGSLIHAVASITFKADQTISGTVINFLAAGSTLYMVKLIFDGSGETPLIDGFSKVSIPGLSKIPVIGEGIFNSYPTTYLAIILVIVIYFVLFKTPFGLRLRAVGEHPSAADTLGVNVNKMRYVGVMLSGMLAGIGGATITLTTTGTFAHNTISGQGFIAIAAMIFGKWNPLGAFGAAVFFGLSQAIRNYVQLFEWSKSIPQEFIFMIPYVLTIIVLVSAVGRSSAPKALGEPYDPSKR
- a CDS encoding BMP family ABC transporter substrate-binding protein; the protein is MKKLYQLSLVMVLAFTVILAGCGNNNNANSGTNAGAATNAPTDAAATEAPAATEAPKAVKLGLVTDVGGVNDKSFNQSAWEALQALESEAGAEIKYLQSKSNADYEPNLNQFVKGGYDLTWGIGFDLGDAVLKVANENPTANLAIIDSVVEAPNVESVTFAENEGSFLVGVVAGLTTKTNKVGFIGGMESPVIKRFEVGFKAGVEAVNPNATVTITYAGAYDKPDTGKSLAATLYDAGNDIIFPAAGATGNGVFNEAKSRNKAGGTKVWVIGVDKDQSLEFGDDVTLTSMIKRVDEAVKKVSQQVVDGTFKGGTTTVLSLKDNGVGLPETSKANVTPEILAKVDEYSKQIIDGTIVVPAE
- a CDS encoding ABC transporter ATP-binding protein, with the translated sequence MSAAAPVVELKQITKRFPGIIANDSISLTLEKGEIHALLGENGAGKSTLMNIVFGLYQPDEGSIEIDGKPVIIDNPNKAIELGIGMVHQHFKLVEPFTVTENIVLGMEPKKGLKIDYKSAAEQVRKLSEQYGLQVNPNAKIHDISVGMQQRVEIMKTLYRGADILIFDEPTAVLTPQEITELMAIMKRLVAEGKSIILITHKLKEIMQISDRVTIIRRGKVIDTVKTSETNPNELAEKMVGRGVTFKVDKQPAHIGTSILKLSDVSSKSKDGVPVLNGLSFEVKAGEILGIAGVDGNGQSELIQAITGLRKIDSGSITVSGKEIANLSPRKVSEMNVSHIPEDRHKHGLVLDFTVSENMVLETYYKSPYNQNGFLNKDVIDKHAEDLVKQFDVRTPSIENKARSLSGGNQQKAIIAREIDKNPTLLIAAQPTRGLDVGAIEFVQKQLIAQRDQGKAVLLISFELDEIMNVSDRIAVIYEGQIVGEVYPQDTNDQELGLMMAGSLKRGGQADV